A genomic window from Glycine soja cultivar W05 chromosome 10, ASM419377v2, whole genome shotgun sequence includes:
- the LOC114371553 gene encoding protein MAIN-LIKE 2-like, protein MAEDVAEDVPQLPEDVPQLAEDVPDASDGSPDRTGAADGAESDGVASDGTTADDEGFPGGPRDPSVLIGFADHVAHNIWCGQKRLDLKLVSHGRRVDKFGRPAAEIEGMIAATGLDPLIRCSVITTDPGLISAFVERWHRETSSFHLPVGEVTIALDDVSSLLHIPITGVLHSFGSLATADAVALLTELLEVTPDEATTMTRQAGGPHVRLSWLRDMYQSIQRPGTGRDILLGSGRFGTLVRQLNEASQAPTRQMTGYISLLQCWIYEHFPSVHRSVVDDGYAEASLCACRWLTGKAQMTDIKGAPYRAQIDDLTVTDVCWMSYAEHRGVRGYELISSYMGQVRWGPIIVYLRPERVVR, encoded by the exons ATGGCGGAGGATGTGGCTGAGGATGTTCCTCAGTTGCCTGAGGATGTTCCTCAGTTGGCTGAGGATGTCCCTGATGCGTCTGATGGTAGCCCAGACAGGACAGGAGCTGCCGATGGTGCTGAGTCTGATGGAGTGGCTAGTGATGGGACAACTGCTGATGATGAGGGGTTCCCCGGTGGGCCACGCGATCCATCGGTTTTGATAGGATTTGCTGATCATGTCGCACACAACATATGGTGTGGACAG AAGCGACTCGATCTCAAGCTGGTCTCCCATGGTAGGAGAGTAGATAAATTTGGGAGACCGGCTGCTGAGATCGAAGGTATGATTGCGGCCACCGGATTGGATCCATTGATCAGGTGTTCTGTGATCACCACTGATCCTGGACTCATATCCGCCTTTGTTGAGAGGTGGCATAGGGAGACGAGCAGCTTCCACCTCCCAGTAGGGGAGGTGACGATCGCTCTAGACGACGTTTCGTCGCTCCTGCACATCCCCATTACTGGCGTGCTGCATTCATTCGGGTCGTTGGCTACAGCTGACGCAGTTGCGCTGTTGACGGAGCTACTTGAGGTCACCCCAGACGAGGCTACAACTATGACACGTCAGGCAGGTGGGCCTCATGTTCGGTTGTCCTGGCTTCGGGACATGTACCAGA GCATTCAGAGACCTGGCACAGGCAGGGACATTCTCTTGGGGAGCGGCCGCTTTGGTACACTTGTACGTCAACTTAATGAGGCGTCGCAGGCCCCTACACGACAAATGACTGGTTACATTTCACTACTTCAG TGCTGGATTTACGAGCACTTTCCATCAGTCCACAGGTCTGTTGTTGACGATGGTTATGCTGAGGCTAGCCTATGTGCCTGTAGGTGGCTTACGGGTAAGGCCCAGATGACCGACATTAAGGGAGCCCCTTACAGAGCACAGATTGATGACCTGACAGTCACTGACGTTTGTTGGATGTCGTATGCTGAGCATCGGGGAGTTCGAGGCTATGAGTTGATCTCCTCGTACATGGGGCAAGTCAGATGGGGTCCGATCATCGTCTACCTTCGACCAGAGAGGGTGGTTCGGTAG
- the LOC114372329 gene encoding uncharacterized protein LOC114372329, with amino-acid sequence MGYIQTVPPPPVPDSLTGTDIDDRWVQFADHVAPTGELCVVPRQVAPDYMEWFFQISHPFVTPTDDTAEPRPAPSLLTHDDDFVEPPVGQIPVTSDPPAHSVVDCTAYVRMGRIVEHLERVINLRMVTAGTDLYDIMDLCLRIARDDDPDDSLRPRQRPRIN; translated from the exons ATGGGGTACATTCAGACAGTTCCTCCGCCACCGGTTCCTGATTCGTTGACAGGTACTGATATAGACGACCGGTGGGTACAATTTGCAGATCATGTAGCGCCTACGGGGGAGCTCTGTGTAGTTCCTAGACAGGTGGCCCCAGactacatggagtggttttttCAGATTTCACACCCCTTTGTGACGCCGACGGACGACACTGCTGAGCCCAGACCTGCGCCTTCCCTTCTCACTCATGATGATGACTTCGTGGAGCCACCTGTCGGCCAGATTCCAGTCACGTCAGATCCCCCTGCACATTCTGTG GTTGATTGCACAGCATATGTCAGGATGGGAAGGATTGTTGAGCATTTGGAGCGCGTCATCAACCTCAGGATGGTGACTGCAGGGACTGACTTATATGATAtcatggatctttgcttgaggaTAGCTAGAGATGACGACCCAGATGACAGTCTTAGGCCGCGACAGAGACCCCGCATAAATTag